In Zingiber officinale cultivar Zhangliang chromosome 11B, Zo_v1.1, whole genome shotgun sequence, a single window of DNA contains:
- the LOC122033961 gene encoding classical arabinogalactan protein 9-like: MSQDAPSSSRRRARLPSDDSDSDDQPLAQRLRRRVPPPVPDSGPYAIPSPSPPVAVASPPPPPIATPTPIPRQADVPPDPSTVPVDPPPAQASPPEVQVDPPLVQPSTSSQPQSTEASPLPRPSPAASPPEPSPSLNCWAFPATLTYSSPLSYHYSL; this comes from the coding sequence ATGAGCCAGGATGCCCCTTCTTCTTCTAGACGTAGGGCTCGGCTGCCTTCCGATGATTCTGACTCAGATGATCAACCTTTAGCCCAAAGGCTTCGCCGCCGAGTCCCTCCTCCTGTGCCAGACTCAGGCCCGTACGCTATCCCTTCTCCTTCACCTCCTGTGGCGGTCGCTTCTCCTCCTCCGCCTCCTATTGCGACCCCGACTCCTATTCCGCGCCAGGCCGATGTTCCGCCTGATCCCTCCACGGTTCCGGTTGATCCTCCACCAGCTCAAGCTTCTCCGCCTGAGGTTCAGGTTGATCCCCCGCTAGTTCAACCCTCCACCTCGTCACAACCTCAAAGCACTGAAGCTAGCCCCTTGCCGCGCCCTTCACCAGCTGCCTCACCTCCAGAGCCCTCTCCCAGCCTCAACTGCTGGGCCTTCCCAGCCACCCTCACCTATTCATCACCATTATCGTACCACTACTCCCTCTGA